The Lysinibacillus pakistanensis genome includes a window with the following:
- the rpsG gene encoding 30S ribosomal protein S7 encodes MPRKGPVSKRDVLPDPIYNSKLVTRLINKMMIDGKRGTSQKILYGAFELVKERSGENPIEVFEAALNNVMPVLEVRARRVGGSNYQVPVEVRPERRTTLGLRYLVNYSRLRGEKTMEERLANEILDASNNTGASVKKREDMHKMAEANKAFAHYRW; translated from the coding sequence ATGCCTCGTAAAGGTCCTGTTTCCAAACGTGACGTGTTACCAGATCCAATTTATAATTCAAAACTAGTAACTCGTTTAATCAACAAAATGATGATTGATGGTAAAAGAGGTACTTCTCAAAAGATTTTATACGGTGCGTTCGAGCTAGTTAAAGAACGTTCTGGTGAAAATCCAATTGAAGTATTCGAAGCTGCCCTAAACAACGTAATGCCTGTTCTTGAAGTACGCGCTCGCCGTGTTGGTGGTTCTAACTACCAAGTGCCAGTTGAAGTACGTCCAGAACGTCGTACGACTTTAGGTCTTCGTTACCTAGTTAACTACTCTCGCCTTCGTGGAGAAAAAACAATGGAAGAGCGTTTAGCTAACGAAATTCTTGATGCTTCTAACAACACTGGTGCATCGGTTAAAAAACGTGAAGATATGCACAAAATGGCAGAAGCGAACAAAGCATTCGCTCACT
- the rpsL gene encoding 30S ribosomal protein S12: MPTINQLVRKPRKSKITKSNSPALNKGYNSFKKSLTDVKSPQKRGVCTRVGTMTPKKPNSALRKYARVRLTNQIEVTAYIPGEGHNLQEHSVVLIRGGRVKDLPGVRYHIVRGALDTAGVNGRMQSRSLYGTKRPKEKK; encoded by the coding sequence ATGCCTACAATTAACCAATTGGTACGTAAGCCTCGTAAATCTAAAATCACGAAATCAAACTCACCAGCGTTAAACAAAGGATATAACTCATTTAAAAAATCTTTAACTGATGTTAAATCTCCTCAAAAACGTGGTGTTTGTACTCGTGTAGGTACAATGACGCCTAAAAAACCTAACTCAGCGTTACGTAAATACGCTCGTGTACGTTTAACTAACCAAATCGAGGTTACAGCGTACATTCCTGGTGAAGGCCACAACTTACAAGAGCACAGTGTTGTTCTTATCCGTGGCGGTCGTGTAAAAGACTTACCGGGTGTTCGTTACCATATCGTGCGTGGTGCTCTTGATACTGCTGGTGTAAACGGTCGTATGCAATCACGTTCTCTATACGGTACAAAACGCCCTAAAGAAAAAAAATAA
- a CDS encoding 50S ribosomal protein L7ae-like protein: protein MSYDKVRASQTIIGTKQAVKAMQAGSVKELFVALDADNWVTDSAISFAREIGIPIILVESKKELGKACGIHVGAAVVAIAVE from the coding sequence ATGTCTTATGATAAAGTAAGGGCTAGTCAAACAATCATAGGTACAAAGCAAGCAGTGAAAGCAATGCAAGCTGGTTCAGTGAAAGAACTCTTTGTGGCACTTGATGCAGACAATTGGGTAACCGATTCGGCCATATCTTTCGCGAGAGAAATCGGGATACCAATTATTCTTGTTGAGTCCAAAAAGGAATTGGGCAAGGCCTGTGGAATCCATGTTGGAGCTGCGGTAGTTGCGATTGCTGTAGAGTAG